CTGTACTATTGGAatataaggctgggtacacacgtgcaatgattgtcattggaaaggatcatgatcctcttcaacaacaaaagactgaatgatgcatgaactacatgctcttatcatttctcgtctggactactgtaacatccttctcgctggtatgggcagggtcctctcctcctgtatcactgtctgtattagtctgtcatttgctatccctatttaatgtacagcgctgcgtaatatgttggcgctatataaatcctgtttaataataataataatgagtgctgtacatacggtgcagttctgttctatggagaggggggagaacaacggagcggcaccccgctgtgctctgtGCACTGTCCATAGATCTGCCAGGATGCAACGacagacgagcactgtacacacaccagattctccagaggcaattatcggacgagaatcgtGTACGTAGCCAAAGACTTGCCTATTTTCTGGACAATACTTGTTGCCCTATTATGCTGATCTAAATGTTTAGATACCTTAGCATACACCTGCAGATGCATTGGATTGACTTTTGCATGTTTGTTCTGAGTCAATATCTAAATATAGAAAACTACAGCAGCAGCTTCTCGGTACAGATTTACTCTACGAAAAAATGTATAGGGGTCCCTTGCTTATTCATTAGCTCCATACTTCAATCATATGCAAGAGGGCAAAGTCAGTCCCCAAGGTCAGGTCTTGTATTTCTCAGTTTTTTCAAGGTTGCAGCCACATGGCTAGTCACGGCATCTTAGCACTGCTGTTTATTAGACATTGGAGATATTGaacctaaacctaaaatatgtctgggtaaaaaaaaataaaattaattaaatctcATCGCTTCATGACCTTGTCACCATTGTGTTTCCTATTGAACAATACGGCTTCTAAGAGAGATCCAGGGAGCCCCTAAATGTCTAAGCTAAAAACACTTTCTCTGCCCTATAATTCCAAGCAATATTGACAGCCCTGACTGAGGATTTTGCTGCACTACAGAACATTTCCCTCTTGTGTTATGCAGTGGAGGagtcctaaagaaaaaaacaaataaacaaattgatGATGTCTGATGAATAATGTGCTAATTTTATAGGAGATGATCTAAACCTCACTGTTTGGTCCCACAACAGCAAATTCAGTTTTATAGTTTTTTcccagtattacaaaaaaatcattttacatattataaaacttttttatttacagcaaatgGGAAATTACTGGAATGTCTTACAATATCCATTCCTCTCCACCCAGTGTATTTGGCAAAGAAAAACTTAGTCAGCCCAAATATTAGTTCATGTGTATGAAATTTAGGtctgttacatttgtatttttaaaaaatttgtagaAATGAAAATTTAAAGTGTAGCACGACTAGAAATAGAAAATACTGTTGTTTTTGCACTTGTTCATAGAAAACACGGTGCTCTGTGATTGATCAAGGAGAGAAGGTGCATGACTGAATGAGAGGTTCTCATTAATTGATTGGCAAAAGTATAGCGGAGCTGTACACTTCACTTTCCTTAAATAATGGAAGTTTCTACGAATGCACAACAACTGGGACATTAGAGGAGGAAAAGTTAACTTTTTTGATCTTGTCACAATAAGACTAATCTATACTATATACCGACTTCTCTAAggcaacgtacacacgtgcaatatttatcattagaaaatgaagatTAAAGACCGATTCAGGATTACTGGCTCCTTCCTTCTGTAGCAATGGTCAGGGTGCGCTGAATACACTTTTGCAATGCAAGCTGATGGCCATGTGTGTAAGTTAAACCTAGGGTTTCTGCAATTTATGTAGAAATCCTCATTGCACAACAACAAGGAACATGAAAGCTGCTTGGTGTTTAGTATTAATGCTCCATATAAAATGATGTCTTCATGAAGTATCACTGagtgttttacatttctttgtgaTTCAAAAGCACCCTGCTAAGTTCACATGTTTTTGGTGACTTACAGATTTGAAACAGAACTAAATCTGCACCACTCACTTACCAACATTTCATAGCAGAGTGCGGCCATCCTCCTTTTCCCAGAGAAGATCTTTGGCCATTGTGATTGGCCATGTCAGGGTGACATACCTTCATTCATCCCTGACACACGCAAGGGAGGCCGGGTTTTCCTGGCATCCAATCCTGACGTTGTGGATGTGCATTTCAACTTTTTCACTGGCGAGATCAGGCAGATAGGTAGggtattgcacaagggacattgcctgtctctctCTGCAAAAGCCACCTACCTGATCTGTTATTTTGTAAAGTGTGATTTTAGTTCAACCTTAATCCTCCCATCTAGTTCTGGAAGCTGCTAAtggcaggtttcctttaaatgatTTCATTGTATTTTTNNNNNNNNNNNNNNNNNNNNNNNNNNNNNNNNNNNNNNNNNNNNNNNNNNNNNNNNNNNNNNNNNNNNNNNNNNNNNNNNNNNNNNNNNNNNNNNNNNNNNNNNNNNNNNNNNNNNNNNNNNNNNNNNNNNNNNNNNNNNNNNNNNNNNNNNNNNNNNNNNNNNNNNNNNNNNNNNNNNNNNNNNNNNNNNNNNNNNNNNNNNNNNNNNNNNNNNNNNNNNNNNNNGCTGCACATGCCcagaaatatgacaaaaaagaaaaacatagcaggtctaaagaattataaaacacatgataaacctgtacaaaaacagctacatttcTGCTAGCAGAAGCATATAGCACAGAGTGTAAAGGAATTGCCTTTTGATGTAAAGAAAACCGTGCAGTACtgtttaaggcttagtctacatggacgttttccccagcgtttaacttgagtctttaaaagcccatgtttgaaattcccatgcattccaatgggcttatctacaccaggatgtttccttaaggcacgtttATGGGGCGTTATTTATAACACtacttgcaacgtttaaaaaattaaaacgcgggattaacgctggaaaatgcccaGCTGGTAAACGGTTTCATTGATTTCAATTAAGTGTTTTCCCgggtttataagcacttaaatgTAAACATGGGAAAAACAAGGTATAGACGTTTTCCCGTGTTTTAacagcaagctttaaaacgctaataaaagtccataaaaaaaagcaaataagcgcagtaggaacatttacatgcgtttttaaaaacgcccgtgtagacccagcctaaatgaggcttttattttttattaaactttgttcATCAGCTCTTTATAACATGTGATGCAGTATTACAGCCATTTGAAACACACTTTTTTTGCTGGCTACTTCATTtaacatgtgttttgttttttataggtcCATTATGAATCAGGAAAAGCTAGCAAAACTTCAGGCTCAGGTCCGGATAGGTGGTAAGGTTAGTAAtcttttttattccttgtttGCTTAATTTTATAAATCTAATGTCTTTGAATACACTTTtcctagacttttttttaattactatcaGCTATTGTCTGTCTTTTCACTGCAGATATCATGCCAGTAAGTATAGGAAGTCTCCCTGACATACATGTAAACAGCAAAAATGCTTCTCTTTGTTTAGTAGAGAAGTATTAGAACCTCTTTGATGTATTTAACCCTTTTGGTGAGAATATTGTAATGCCTGCACAAAAGTCAGACTAAATCTCAACTGtaatttttacaacaaacaatAGTGGAAGAAGCTGGTGATGGACAAATATATGAGCCTCAGAATAGAATGTTTTAGATTGACATcagtgctttgtacagggacagatttgttttaaatacttgCTTTAAACCAAGATCAACTTGCATGATCTCTCCCTGTTGCTTAGTTAAAATGATGTACCTACGCAGGACCTGTGAAAAGAAGACATTTATGCCAGTCTGTTCTGCTGTTCTGATCTTTACTGGTAAAGAGTAATGGCCTTCAGATGGTTCCTTGCTGCTTTCTGCGATTCCTACTCTTGGCTTATGTCACTACAAAATTTAGTGATTTGGGGGGTGAGGAAAGAACCACAGTGTGGTGCAGGAAATACAGGCATTGCATACTTCCAGAAGTGTTATATATGTGAAGCTTCATAAGGTGGTCtgttaaaacaaaagtaaaatccaAACAAAAGTTTGGAGATAGGTGTGCATAAATATTGCTTTGCAGGTCCTGCTTTGTTACATCTTTGTAAATCATCTCATTAATCCACTCTTTCTGGATGCATTGTGACACAATAAAGTGAATATCCTGCTCCCTAtgatttcttttacttttacatcTGTGTAAAAatcacttctttttttccctctgctTAGGGCACAGCCCGCAGAAAGAAGAAGGTTGTACACAGAACAGCAACAGCAGATGACAAAAAACTTCAGAGCTCACTCAAGAAGCTGGCAGTAAATAATATTGCCGGCATTGAAGAGGTAATGTTNNNNNNNNNNNNNNNNNNNNNNNNNNNNNNNNNNNNNNNNNNNNNNNNNNNNNNNNNNNNNNNNNNNNNNNNNNNNNNNNNNNNNNNNNNNNNNNNNNNNNNNNNNNNNNNNNNNNNNNNNNNNNNNNNNNNNNNNNNNNNNNNNNNNNNNNNNNNNNNNNNNNNNNNNNNNNNNNNNNNNNNNNNNNNNNNNNNNNNNNNNNNNNNNNNNNNNNNNNNNNNNNNNNNNNNNNNNNNNNNNNNNNNNNNNNNNNNNNNNNNNNNNNNNNNNNNNNNNNNNNNNNNNNNNNNNNNNNNNNNNNNNNNNNNNNNNNNNNNNNNNNNNNNNNNNNNNNNNNNNNNNNNNNNNNNNNNNNNNNNNNNNNNNNNNNNNNNNNNNNNNNNNNNNNNNNNNNNNNNNNNNNNNNNNNNNNAAAAAATCACAGTTggattaaaggaaaactataggTGTATAACAGatcttttttctgttgcaggtAAATATGATCAAAGATGACGGCACAGTTATCCACTTTAACAATCCCAAGGTCCAAGCATCCCTCTCCGCCAACACATTTGCCATCACTGGCCATGCAGAGTCCAAGCAGATCACAGAAATGCTCCCAGGAATCCTAAGTCAGCTGGGTGCTGACAGCCTCACAAGTCTCCGCAAGTTAGCTGAACAGTTCCCTCGGCAGGGTAAGAGAcctattcatttattaatttcattTCTGGGCTTTGCTGACATATTATTTAAACTGTATTCCATATATTGTTcatggttttggatagagttgcTAATTGTTATAACCCATATCAAATGTTATTATCTCACAGTCCCAAatctttaccatagtcatatgtcattaataatgtCTAAAGCCAAATTacctacaaaaatgttttttttattgtaatctgAGCTTTCCTATCCTCTGTCCTGCatctctttaatgtacagtgctgcaaaatatgttggcctatataaatcctgtttaataataataataataataataataataataatttcttgtcCTGGATTAGTTTACCTTCAGAAGGCTGAGTTGGAAAAAAACGCCAAAGTGAATTTCTCTCCTCGAGAATTGACCCTGGAACcccattaaaaaatgattactcattgtcttttattttaaggGACCTCTCTGAAATTTTACATTCCCCagtccaaaaatgttttggtttaatttaaaatattaatataaattactgCCAAACACATGGGAATCCTCTATGTTTTATTCCACAAAAacattatcattgttttttttatgtgtgcctTAGGGCTATGTGCCCAAATTTCTTGACAATAGCTATTTAAAAGGAACTTGCTAGAAATAGTCTTAAGCAAGAATCTAAACAACCAGCCTTCTGCTATTACATTTGTgcagacaaatatatatttggcttCCTATTTAGCtgcatttacttttactttgtgttAAGGGATGAAAGGTCACTTGACAGCGAGTTTAACAGCGATGAGTAGGTATGTTTAGGCAGTTGATAGGGTGGCAACCTCCAGTCTTAACAGGGTAAAACCTACTAAGTGAAGCTAAATAAAGGAGGCAGATACAGatcttcagaggtcttgtggagtccatgctcTGACTGGTCAAAGTTGTTTTAGTGATTCGAGGGGGCCCACGCAatattaggcaaatgtttttattattttagcggTTCAGTGTATATCTTCCAAATATACTTATTAAGTAATAACTTCAGACGAAATCAATAGAATTTAAAATACGTTGACTGGTCCTCTATAATCTTGCTAAAGATGCTGTAGACTGAATCGTCCCCCAACTTATTCAGATTCTGTtaaattcttttgtttatttactaCTTTTTGATGTAGCCATAGGTGCTGTTTTAGAACTTTTTGGTGACCATTTTATTGTTGATGGTTTAAAAATACTCAACAGCTGCAGTGTACGGCCGTGCCTGCCACTGAGACCATGTATACATTTTCCTGCACAAGCTGCTATAAATATATCCTAACTAGGTTAGCGACAGCTGTCTACAACATGCATGCTAAAGCTCCAAATTAGTCATTACCTTTTCTGTCACCAGTTAAATTTCCAAATGTGCCTGTTTTATTTCAAGTCCTAAATACTTTGATGTCATCATTAcgattattataatttttatttatttatttttttagtattggaCAGTAAGGCACCTAAACCCGAGGACATAGAAGAGGAGGATGACGACGTCCCTGGTAAGTGTCTATTGTGAAGCCTGTGAATTTATTACTTTACATCAATGTGCTGCTCCTCCCCTCTTTTCCTGTCTGTCCCCAATGTTTCTGTTAACATTCCAGTGTGGAATTCCAGGGAGAGGTAGGGAGAGGATTGACTTACCAGCAGCAGAATATGTCCTGGATTGTACTCAAGAACGCTGTTGAAATAGTAAAGCCTTTCTGCTTATGAGATAGATTCACAATAACCAAAAGAATACTATTTATATGCATTGGAAACTTAGGTTTTAGGAAAAGTCTTAAAGTCTTCAGCATTAACACAAAGAGTTTCTGCCTTTTACAGCTATCTGTCAAACTATTACTAATCTCTTGTATTTGTACCACACCATCATATAATGTATGCCTTACACAGTATTCATGTaactcagaggagcttacaatatTTTATGTGTACCATAGCTATAGTCTTATGTACCTAACATTTCTGAGACCAATTTGTATGAAAGATTGTAACCCTGCTAATTTGATTTCGGGATGTGGAATAAAGCCTGAATCTAACCCCATTGTCTGAGATTCTGATGCTTCAAGGCTAGACTGCTGCCAAGACTAAGTGATTTTCCCCTGAACTAAAGAGAAATACCCCTTCATGGGCCAATGAATGTTAAAGCTACATGAAATCTTTCCTTATATTATTACCCCTCAATCCTCTGTATAACAGAATCCAGGCTCTTTGAATTAGACATTGTTGTCTTGTGGTGTTATAGGCACCAGAAGGGAAATCAGTTAAAATGTTAATCAGAATTAAATGTTACACCCTCTCTCAAAAAACTGATAGATGCTTGTTTTAGGTCATACAAAGTGCATTTGCAATATTTCATGTTTGGTCTAATTGATTTTATTCCTAAGGTGTATGATGCCTATTCTAACagttttttctgatttttatttgcagaactTGTAGAGAATTTTGATGAAGCATCGAAGAATGAAGCAAATTGAGAAACACGTAAATCCTTGGAAATTAACATGGACTTGATTTTAACAGAAAACGAAAAAAATCAGCTGTGTGGTTCCAAAGTTTTACCATGGAACTTCATGTGTTAATAGttccataatataaatattttgtattttaacagTGCTACTGCAGCATTTTTCTTGCTGTTTATTTTGCGTTTTGCACTTCCCTCCCAGGACTTTtggacaaagtgaaaaaaaaaaaaagaaaaagtaatttgcaaCGTTTTGTGTCCACTCCATATAGCTGCTTGGTGAGCTCAAAGCTCTAGTAACACTTTCTTTCTTGTTTCCCTTCCCTGTAGACATaaattcttaaaattgttttccCTAAatcaatttgtttctttttttttttaatgagttgaTAATGAAATCCATCCAGAACCAGTATCACATGTCAGCTGTGTGATTTGAATACTTTGGTTGCAGCAAGACAACTGCAACTTTATACATGACCAGTTATCATGGCCCATTTTGGAATTTTCTATTGGAAAAGTATGCACAGGCATGAGAAACAATTGCTTGTAATATAATGGCCCTGATAGGCGAGAGGGGCTAAACTGGAAATTAAAGCTTAAAAGTTCACAATAAACTTTCTACCCAAACACAACATTGACCCTAAGATTTTCCAAAGGGGTTTCATCAGTCACTACCTTAATCTATTTTGCTAAATTAA
This portion of the Pyxicephalus adspersus chromosome 8, UCB_Pads_2.0, whole genome shotgun sequence genome encodes:
- the BTF3L4 gene encoding transcription factor BTF3 homolog 4; its protein translation is MNQEKLAKLQAQVRIGGKGTARRKKKVVHRTATADDKKLQSSLKKLAVNNIAGIEEVNMIKDDGTVIHFNNPKVQASLSANTFAITGHAESKQITEMLPGILSQLGADSLTSLRKLAEQFPRQVLDSKAPKPEDIEEEDDDVPELVENFDEASKNEAN